A window from Triticum aestivum cultivar Chinese Spring chromosome 6D, IWGSC CS RefSeq v2.1, whole genome shotgun sequence encodes these proteins:
- the LOC123140773 gene encoding probable leucine-rich repeat receptor-like protein kinase At1g35710 encodes MVGPATHAHLAGTAALLLLVATIPATTVAVVPSEVDALLAWRASLDDPATLSNWTSAAPACDWVGVSCDAAGHVRALRLEGLGLSGGLGSLDTIALPALAILNLAGNNLNGEIPASISLLRSINELNLSSNCFNSSIPPQLGDMPGLQSLSLRNNSLFGDIPRQLCRLLPVRELDLSNNQLTGNLPDCWCKLKALQYINLSKNRLIGNLPNCWCKLQALRYINLSKNWLAGNLPDCWWNLQALHSMNLANNSFSGEIPVTKANHNCSLTLLKLNKNAFVGTIPHLEGCDSLATLDLSHNRFNGSIPPQLGDIRSLINLQLYNNNLTGAIPHQLCGLLSMRILYLSNNRLTGNLPDCWWNLQALQLMDLSRNSFTGEIPVTKASHNCSLISLNLAKNSFTGTFPDLEGCNSLAILDLGNNKFHSSIPPQLGNMQNLVSLQLYKNKLIGDIPHQLCELLSVEILDLSNNRLTGDLPACWCNLQALWYMKLSKNLLTGKLPGCWWNLEALEFMDLSDNSFLGEIPLAKAGHNCSLESLYLSGNGFVGVFPQVLRACNSLATLDIGNNRFFGALPPWIVIWVQSMRILRLRSNNFTGEFPFELSQLSQLQLLDMANNSFIGAIPVAFGNLTSMRRPHNMSTLRPLDGLKYWDKIKINWKGQERTFNGKLELISGIDVSDNLLSRCIPKELTKLQGIQFLNLSRNHLSCNIPEDIGSLTCLESLDVSSNGLTGAIPPSMSSLSWLNSLNVSNNLLSSKIPTGSQMQTLTDPSIYSNNSGLCGFPLDMCANTLLSPNERNGEDEDQWLCYWVIAGIVFGFWLWFGMLFRVKAWRCAFLFFVDGVQCKIMKKVSR; translated from the coding sequence ATggtaggaccagccacccacgctCACCTCGCCGGCACCGCCGCGCTCCTCCTGTTGGTGGCCACCATCCCAGCGACGACAGTTGCCGTGGTGCCATCGGAGGTCGACGCCCTTCTGGCCTGGAGGGCCAGCCTGGACGACCCGGCCACGCTGTCCAACTGGACCAGCGCCGCGCCGGCCTGTGACTGGGTCGGCGTGTCCTGCgatgccgccggacacgtccgggcgctAAGGCTTGAGGGACTCGGTCTCTCGGGCGGGCTCGGCTCGCTCGACACCATCGCGCTCCCGGCGCTTGCCATTTTGAACCTCGCAGGGAACAACCTCAACGGGGAAATCCCGGCTAGCATCTCGCTACTGCGCTCCATCAACGAACTCAACCTCAGCAGCAATTGTTTCAACAGCTCCATCCCGCCGCAGCTCGGTGACATGCCCGGCCTCCAGTCCCTCAGCCTCCGCAACAACAGCCTTTTCGGAGACATCCCGCGCCAGCTCTGCAGGCTCCTTCCCGTCAGGGAACTCGACCTGTCAAACAACCAGCTCACGGGGAACCTCCCGGACTGTTGGTGCAAGCTCAAGGCTCTGCAGTACATCAACTTGTCAAAAAATCGGCTCATAGGCAACCTGCCGAACTGCTGGTGCAAACTCCAGGCTCTGCGATACATCAATCTGTCAAAAAACTGGCTCGCCGGGAATCTCCCGGACTGCTGGTGGAATCTGCAAGCTCTGCATTCCATGAACCTGGCCAATAACTCCTTCTCAGGTGAAATCCCCGTGACCAAGGCAAACCACAACTGCTCTCTCACCCTCCTAAAACTTAACAAAAATGCCTTTGTTGGAACCATCCCACACCTAGAGGGTTGTGACTCGCTGGCAACCCTCGACCTCAGCCACAATAGGTTCAACGGCTCCATCCCACCACAACTCGGTGATATCCGCAGCCTCATCAACCTCCAGCTCTACAATAACAACCTCACTGGGGCCATCCCGCACCAGCTCTGCGGGCTCCTCTCCATGAGAATACTCTATTTGTCAAACAATCGGCTCACCGGGAACCTCCCGGACTGCTGGTGGAATCTACAGGCTCTGCAGCTCATGGACCTATCCAGGAACTCCTTCACAGGTGAAATCCCCGTGACTAAGGCAAGTCACAACTGCTCTCTCATTTCCCTAAATCTCGCCAAAAATTCCTTCACTGGAACCTTCCCAGACCTAGAGGGCTGCAACTCGTTGGCCATCCTCGACCTCGGCAACAATAAGTTCCATAGCTCCATCCCACCACAGCTCGGCAACATGCAAAACCTCGTCAGCCTCCAACTCTACAAAAACAAGCTCATCGGCGACATCCCACACCAACTCTGCGAGCTACTTTCCGTCGAGATACTCGATCTATCAAACAACCGGCTCACCGGGGACCTCCCAGCGTGCTGGTGCAATCTCCAGGCTCTGTGGTACATGAAGCTGTCCAAAAACCTGCTAACTGGGAAGCTCCCTGGCTGCTGGTGGAACCTGGAGGCTCTAGAGTTCATGGACCTGTCTGACAACTCCTTCTTAGGTGAAATCCCTCTGGCTAAGGCAGGACACAACTGCTCTCTCGAGTCATTGTACCTTTCCGGAAATGGCTTTGTTGGTGTCTTCCCACAGGTCCTAAGAGCCTGCAACTCGCTGGCCACCCTAGACATCGGGAACAATAGGTTCTTTGGTGCTCTCCCTCCATGGATTGTGATTTGGGTTCAATCAATGAGAATCCTTAGGCTCAGATCAAACAACTTCACCGGAGAATTTCCTTTCGAGCTATCACAACTTTCTCAGCTTCAGTTGCTCGACATGGCAAACAATAGCTTCATTGGAGCAATTCCGGTAGCCTTCGGAAACTTGACCTCCATGAGGCGTCCACATAATATGTCAACTCTGAGACCGCTCGACGGATTAAAATATTGGGATAAGATCAAAATAAACTGGAAGGGGCAAGAGCGAACTTTCAACGGAAAACTAGAGTTAATAAGTGGTATTGATGTGTCGGACAATTTGTTATCTCGGTGCATCCCTAAAGAGCTAACCAAACTTCAGGGCATCCAGTTCCTGAATCTATCAAGAAATCACCTGTCATGCAACATTCCTGAAGACATTGGCAGTTTGACTTGTCTCGAGTCCCTTGATGTGTCATCTAATGGACTTACAGGAGCAATTCCTCCCAGCATGTCGAGCTTATCATGGCTAAACTCGTTGAATGTCTCGAACAATCTTTTGTCGAGCAAGATACCCACTGGGAGTCAGATGCAAACCCTGACTGACCCATCAATTTACTCTAATAATTCTGGGCTCTGTGGATTTCCTCTCGACATGTGTGCAAATACTTTGCTTTCACCAAATGAGAGAAATGGCGAAGATGAGGATCAGTGGTTGTGCTATTGGGTGATTGCTGGGATTGTGTTTGGTTTCTGGCTATGGTTTGGTATGCTCTTTAGAGTTAAGGCTTGGAGATGTGCTTTTCTCTTCTTTGTGGATGGTGTGCAATGTAAGATTATGAAGAAGGTGTCACGTTAG